From the genome of Canis aureus isolate CA01 chromosome 29, VMU_Caureus_v.1.0, whole genome shotgun sequence:
GTTTCTATTGGTCCAAAAATGTATCTGAACATGAAACAGAATTCAGAACTCCATGAAAGGGAGTTGGTGTCCAAAGTGTTGATGTCACACAGCCTCTGGCCTGACAGGCATAGAAGTTGGAGCTGGACAGTGGCTGTACATTCTGGTAGCTCTTGTGGAGACGATGCATCCAAAAGCCAGCTCCTCAAACTTAGATCTTAATTACTCTTAACGGGGATAACTagagttttctttctcaaattaaacGTTTGAGAAATTCCTGATAAGATGTACTGTTCCCTAAAGTTTAtattaattgtaatttttttttactgcgGGCATTCATCGAACATGGAAGACTTAGAGGGTAGTAAGTATATTTCAACTCTGGGTTGTTTTTCAGTCCTCACTCACTTTTCCCCGCTTTCAGAGAATGAGATTAAACAAATGGCTTATTCCAGAAAAATCGGATTTCCTGGGAggattgagaaggaaaaaaatggcagtTGTCAGTGGGAGAATAGAAGACTGTTTTCCTGAAACACGTATCACTTACAAAATGGATTTGTGTAGTCTCAGCATTGTTGAAcgtaacattttaaaacagtcaTCCCCTTAATCATCCCCATAGGAGATTACTAAGCCTGATGTAGAGTGAGGAGCTAATTCTAATTCTGAAAGTGAATGTATTTCAGGACCCAGGTATTTGGGAGCAAAACCATTTGTTTGAGTGAAGCTTGTTTTGTTACTTAGAGCTGCACATTACTGCCggtgaaaggaggaaaaagattctcctgctttcttctttttccctggGTTTTGCATTTCAGTCTGGTCTCCTTCATAAACAAACCCTTTCCCCCTCTCTGGGCCAGTTTAGGGTCCCATGCTGTGCCTTCTGGGAAAACTGATTTGTATGTTGGGGGTTCACTCTTTTTCCAGTAGAGGAAGCTGTTGAGGTGGCTAcgtggctgggtggggagggaagcTACTTTGTTTGCTGCACTTCTCTGCCTAGATAAAGCCAACTCTTCTAAAGTCAACACGATAATTATGTTCTGCATTGGTGGCGGTATCCTGATGGCCATTCTTGTGCTGATGGGTGTTGTCATCGGTCTTTACCACAAAATATCCAACGCATTAAAGTGAGTGATGTGGGTAAGACTGAAAAGCACCCCCTCAAATAGGATACCCGGGGCTCCCTGCCGGAGCAGGTCATCCCTTGCCCTGTGCCCAACCCAGGGGGAGGTCAGGAGCAGCAGGTAGGTCTGAAAACGCGAAGACAGGTGAGTGTGGAATCTTGAGTTTTCCCCCTTCTGGCTTAGGGCTGTGAGCTCATAAGTAGAATGTTCTCAGCAGAGACGGGGGGGGCTGCTGCTGTGATGCTTTGCCCCACTACCCTCCCCGAGTGGACCCTCAGCGGCTTACTCCTCACACTGGCTGGGCCCtccctctgtcccaggccctgcagactgtgcaggaggctgtGGGTGAGTCTGTGCCTGGGATTCACTCAGAGGACAGGCTGGATTGACCTCCTCTTAGCGGAGTTGGGGGAGCGGTCAGGGGGTTCTCTCATTCACGTGCATGGCCCTGGGGACAGTGAAGTGGGCCTGGAGGACTGTGGGGAAGCTGAGCTGGGTGAAGGTCCCGGGGACACCTGACAGGGGAGTGCAGCCCAGACAAAAGATCATTAACTTTGGGGGAGAGGAACCCTGGAGCCTGGGAGAGAGATGGGTCGTGAAGCCGTGCTGTTCCCGTCCTAGGGAAGTGAAGCCTGTGAGCTGGAAGGTAAATCCCAgaacatggggggtgggggtggccaagTGTGGCCCCTTCCCCATCCCGCTCTGCACTTGATGGGCCTGCAGGGATCGGCTGGGTGATCCACACCTGCGCTTGCTCTCTCTTGTTGGCTGTAACCTGATTTTCCATTTCTAGCAGTGGGACAGGAAGGGATTGGATAGGAGCTTGGGACAGGGGCCGAGAGCTCTAGTTTCGGGCTCCTGTCATGTCTTTGATTGGCTCCAGCCCCAAACCTCCCAGATACCCCTGATAATTATGACAAATGGATGGAGAAGAAAAATTCTAATCCCATGCTCTGTGTATGTCTTTTCTTAAGACCTCCAAAGTCACCTCTTTGTTTGGCCTTAAAAAATAATCCAGCCATACTCACTCAGGACAAGGTCGCTGCAGCCGCCCTCTCCGCTGGGTCTTATCCCAACCTCCAATGCTGTGACGAATGTAGCTTGTATGCTGACTTCGATCCCCTGCCACCGTGCTTCTGTGATGTAAATGAGGGACTCTGACTTGGGTGGGCACAAATATATTCAtgcatagtatttcttttttagtagAATGTTGTATTATTCAAGTCAAGTTTTACAGTGTTTACATTATGTATTATATGGTGTATTTATGTTCTTTGAATAAATGCAATATTGAAAATAATCCTCTGCCTGCAGTGGTGGTTTTTGTTAGTCATAAATGCACTTAAATTTGTGTACTAGCCACATTGAAACTTGGGGCAactatcttttacttttttttaaatttgtaacttttattattttaatttttttataaatttattttttattggtgttcaatttgccaacatacagaataacacccagtgctcatcccatcaagtgtccccctcagtgcccgtcacccagtcacccccaccccctgcccacctccccttccaccacccctagttcgtttcccagagttatgagtctctcatgttctgtctctctccctgatatttcccactcattttctctcctttcccttattccctttcactattttttatattccccaaatgaatgagaccatataatgtttgtccttctccgattgacttatgtcactcagcataatactctccagttccatccacatcgaagcaaatggtgggtatttgtcgtttctaatggctgaggaatattccattggatacataaaccacagcttctttatccatcatctgtcgatgggcaccgaagctccttccacagtttggctattgtggacattgctgctatgaacattggggtgcaggtgtcctggcgtttcattacatctgcatctttggggtaaatccccaacagtgcaattgctgggtcttagggcaggtctatttttaaccctttgaggaacctccacacagttttccagagtggctgcaccagttcccattcccaccaacagtgcaggagggttcttGGGGCAACTATCTTGTGATATCATATTGCAATATGAGGAGAgttagaatagaaaataaaagcatccagTACATCTCCAACCCcaggagaaaaatgtattttgatcTTAGAGCATTTCTAGTTTCAGACTCATCAAAAATTCCCAAGCTGGAGCAGTTCATGTGGCTCTTCTCCTTGCGAAGGCTTCATTCACTCTCATCTAGCTACTCTACTGCAGGCAATTATCTTACATGGTCGTCAAGGAGAACTGTCCCCCCAGAGAGCGAGAGCAGACACATGGGATATCTCTGGGTTTAGGGTGACCTCATATGATGGGGTTGGGCCCAATGGTGTCtaaaagacattttgaaaaacCTGAGATTCTTCTGTCATTCTCCAACTctggagaagcagatttcctccTTTTTAGATCCCTTTAACACTGAGTTTGCTGATTCACCTGTCAGTGCCTTTAGGTGCTAACAGGAATGTCCAGCAGAACGCCAGGGCCCAGGATCTCTTGATCTGAGAGCAGCAGGTAGGAGGATGTACTGCTCTCCACTTGGGTCCATCAGCCCCTTTCTGTTCCCGCTCTTGCCGCTGAGCCTTCCGGATCCCTTTTTACTCAGACTCCCCATCTGTAACCACAATTCATACTTTCTCTGGTTAACAAAACCCTTGCTTTGTGAGCATCACATGTTGTACttaagggttaaaaaaaaagtaatatcaaGAGTTAACTAGGGACAGGTGGTTAGCTACTAAAAGGGGAGAAAAGGGACCacaggaatgaaggaaggaagcagcTTTTACCTCTAGGCTGGCGGGAGGGAAGAGTGGGGAGGTGAGAAGTTGCAGTTCTCTCAGCAGAAGGCTGGGCTGATAAGGAAAAATTTGCCAGAAGAGGCGTGGGAGCTGGAACTGCGCTCACAGAGCAGCCCTAGTGGCTGAGAAAATCCTGGAGGCTGGCTGTCCTCCAGCCCCACTGTGAGTTTCAGGAGGCAGATTCAAGGCTGAACCTTCCCCGGATCCTGCCCCGAGACCTTCCACCTGGAAGAGACCTATCCCCCTTGAGCTCCTGAAGcattttctctgcctccctctgccatCCACTGCCCTGCCCTGCAGTGTCCATCTGTGCTGTGATTTGATTCAGAGGGTGCACCTgcccctctgaacctcacccgGTGGGCAGCACGGTGCCCAGGACCCTGGTGGCCCTGGGCAAGCACATTCTGTATTGGAATTCCATGGGGAATATGCCTAAAGTCCAGGCATCCCACGGTCCATGAAGGAGGCAGGATGGAGCAAGGGCTCTTAGAGACACCACTCTCGTGGGCAGTAGGGACAGTGTGGAACATGTGGCTTTCAGAGCCTGATACTCTTGGTTCTAATCCATCTCTGCCCTTCATTAGCTATGTGCTATTGGGggagtttcttaacctctctgagcctcagtttccttgatgTAAATTGGAGGCTTGCATAGGTGATGGTGAGGATTAAGCAGGATAAGGTATACCAATCCCGCAGGCCCTGGGATCCTGTGATCTCATGGTAAATTGCCACCGGCCGGAACCGCTGGTCTTTTCATTGCTCACCCAGGGTTCTTTCCCCTCTGCTAGTCCCCCTCCCAGGAGAGTGTGCACAGAGCCCTTACACCCAGTGGTGGTTCAGGGTGCCAGGAGATCACATCCATAGGAGATGGAGACGGCTTTAGTAACAAAGTGGGTGTGTGTGGACACAGCTGGGGGTGAGCGGCCCTTAGTAATCAGAAGGGTCCCTACCCTATACTCCTGCCCTACCCCTCACTCTCACACCAGGATGTCCTGTCCCCACCAGGGGACACCTGTGGCCAGCCCAAGAAGTCTCTTAGCTGACAGGAACTGAGTGCGGCTGTGCCAGGTGCCTTGGTGAGTGTCCCAGCTCCTTGTGAGTCCAGCTTCCCAATGTCACAGGTGCTGGGCTTGCCACTGTGGCACAGGTACAAGGCCAAATGCCTGGTCCTAGGGCCTAACTGGAAACAACCCTGAGTCACAGCCCTGCCTGGGAACCCGAGTGTCCTAGAGCCAAATAAGGACAGAACAACATGGAAGTTGAGGGTACCCAGGAAGAGTTTTAAGGTAGAAGTTCAGTCTATGCCTACCATTATCTCACAGGGCTGCAGGGAAGGTTCCTAAAATATTGGTCATCATTTTCCTGCTTAAAAAGTTCTATCTGAACTTAGAATACAATCCAAATGCCCCATCTGACCTACAAGTCCTTCACAATTGGACTATCACCTTGCCTCCTTACGTTACATCTCACTTCCCTCCCCTTTACTCACATCCACCACGCtggcctgcctccccttccttcATAGACATGCCCAACTgattcctgcctcaggacctttgcacttgcccATTCTTTTTGCCTAAAATCATCCTCTAAGCCCACATCACAAATGaatgcctctctctttctttttgctcAAATTTCATCTTTCTCACTTTCACCCTCATACTGCATCCCCCCTGCAATCTATCTATCTCATCACCCTATTTTGTTATATTCATAGTACCTCTCGCTATTTGTAATTTgttttagtttgttctctgtctccctcacttaGTAAGTTCCATGGGGGCAGGGGCTGTATTTCTCATGTTTAGTTCCAAATCCCCAGACTGTAAAACGGTAGctggcaaatattttttgaataaatgaatgcgtGAAAAGAGGAATACAAGCTCCTTGTGAGCATGACCTCTTGATGGCACAGCTGCTGGCTGAGCCACTAGAGCACCAGTCTCACCGTGGACATCAGGATTCCTTTCTATGGTCTGCAAAACGTCGTGCTCAAGGGACTTTGATTCACCGGCTTCAGGCTTTCTGGATATAATGGTTTGAAATCCTTGAATCCACTGAATCTGGACTTgcatttcttcttcctcccatccTGTGCCACCCCCCTCCTCAGCCTCAGCACCCTGGCAGGCATCTGAGCAACCCAGCTGGACCCAGTTTGTCCAGGGGCCACACTACCTGCCTT
Proteins encoded in this window:
- the FAM24B gene encoding protein FAM24B, which encodes MYCSLKFILIVIFFYCGHSSNMEDLEGNKANSSKVNTIIMFCIGGGILMAILVLMGVVIGLYHKISNALKPPKSPLCLALKNNPAILTQDKVAAAALSAGSYPNLQCCDECSLYADFDPLPPCFCDVNEGL